A stretch of Planctomicrobium piriforme DNA encodes these proteins:
- a CDS encoding vWA domain-containing protein: MTTAGPTATTPASVLQRASLAWLAIPSWLGSLLLHSAMLLLLMAFWKPAEPRGDFPGDGGDSFRSVGIRVDGNGNGDGQQPQPSSEPAPAPSPQQNQQASIPAPTSVNLQLPTAAQPSAVIGAGPLSGLPAINVDQLIKPSLPGGNGTGGTGQGSGIGGPPGGGGGGKGTSFLGIGDVGKRFVYVIDRSSSMATDHALQAAKLELLSSIQRLDESQQFQIIFYNTEFTVLDTRGGRFDVFRGTDSQRLRVTEQIRDITPAAGTRHLPAILEGLKFNPDVLFLLTDGAAESALDRKDLEQIQKHNRGGTHIHCIEFGRGNASPLVDSANFLKELSRQNDGRYVYRNVRDILRSPDDAVVP; encoded by the coding sequence ATGACCACCGCCGGACCAACAGCGACGACGCCTGCCAGCGTGCTGCAACGTGCATCGCTGGCCTGGCTCGCGATCCCGAGCTGGCTCGGGTCGCTGCTGCTTCATAGTGCAATGCTGCTGCTGTTAATGGCCTTCTGGAAACCAGCGGAGCCGCGCGGCGATTTCCCTGGCGACGGCGGCGATTCATTCCGCAGCGTCGGCATTCGGGTCGACGGAAACGGGAATGGCGACGGTCAACAACCACAGCCAAGTTCGGAACCAGCGCCGGCACCATCTCCTCAGCAAAATCAACAGGCGTCCATTCCCGCTCCGACGAGTGTGAATCTGCAACTTCCCACTGCCGCGCAGCCATCCGCCGTCATCGGCGCAGGTCCGTTGAGCGGATTGCCGGCAATCAATGTCGATCAACTTATCAAGCCGTCTTTGCCAGGCGGAAATGGTACAGGTGGAACCGGACAAGGATCGGGTATCGGCGGCCCCCCTGGCGGAGGAGGAGGCGGAAAAGGAACGTCGTTCCTCGGCATCGGCGATGTGGGGAAACGCTTCGTGTATGTGATCGACCGGTCCAGCAGCATGGCGACCGACCATGCCCTGCAGGCGGCGAAGCTCGAACTCCTGTCGAGCATTCAACGGCTGGATGAAAGTCAGCAGTTCCAGATCATCTTCTACAATACAGAGTTCACTGTCCTCGATACCCGGGGCGGCCGCTTCGATGTCTTTCGCGGGACCGATTCGCAGCGACTGCGGGTGACCGAACAGATTCGGGACATCACGCCTGCGGCCGGCACGCGGCATCTGCCCGCGATTCTCGAAGGCTTGAAATTCAACCCTGACGTGCTGTTTCTGCTGACGGATGGTGCGGCGGAATCGGCACTGGATCGCAAGGATCTCGAACAGATCCAGAAGCACAATCGCGGCGGAACACATATTCACTGCATCGAATTCGGCCGGGGGAATGCTTCGCCGCTGGTCGACTCGGCCAATTTTTTGAAAGAGCTGTCGCGTCAAAACGACGGCCGTTACGTTTACCGCAACGTCCGCGACATCCTGAGGTCGCCTGATGATGCTGTTGTGCCGTAA
- the lspA gene encoding signal peptidase II: protein MILLFLTLLLVGLDQATKLYAVEHLMGQAPQSFFYDLFRIEFAKNEGAFLSLLANMPGEVRFWILTVVNGLVLIGIAVSLLLPRRMAFYSFLPLALVVAGGLGNLIDRIRFNYVIDFLNLGIGGLRTGIFNVADMAITAGFFLMIPLLMQKDPAKAPAPSPVDPLSPACPQRPAT, encoded by the coding sequence ATGATCCTGCTGTTCCTGACGCTGCTGCTGGTCGGTCTGGATCAGGCGACCAAGCTGTATGCAGTAGAACATTTGATGGGGCAAGCGCCGCAGTCATTCTTCTACGATCTCTTTCGAATTGAGTTTGCCAAAAATGAGGGTGCCTTCCTGAGCCTGCTGGCCAACATGCCGGGTGAGGTTCGCTTCTGGATCCTGACCGTCGTCAATGGATTGGTGCTGATCGGAATTGCGGTTTCACTGCTGCTGCCCCGGCGCATGGCCTTCTACTCTTTTTTGCCATTGGCGCTGGTAGTGGCCGGGGGACTCGGAAATCTTATTGATCGAATCCGTTTCAACTACGTGATCGACTTTCTCAATCTGGGCATCGGCGGACTCCGAACCGGCATTTTCAATGTCGCTGATATGGCGATCACCGCCGGCTTCTTCCTGATGATTCCTCTCCTCATGCAGAAAGATCCGGCGAAGGCGCCTGCTCCCAGCCCTGTCGATCCGCTTTCTCCCGCGTGCCCGCAAAGGCCTGCGACATGA
- a CDS encoding tetratricopeptide repeat protein, whose protein sequence is MTSPRGWFIACILCLAVQTAQAQDRVTYLPDGAAKPITAIGDVVDFTGAELQLKGANSIQRIPAARVQQIETQYQPEHLQGRSLLEQGDTSAAITTLRKALEKEPRAWVDREILSLIVKADLRQQDLSGALRDFQSIITTDPESRAWGIAPLIWSPQVVSDSVRKDMQSWLEGNRRAEQLLAASILLLDPAQGEAAERRLMALTRDTHPILSAYSKAQLWRLDLTNRQVSDVSLERWRDLIERLPQELRPGPQYLLSRGHEVRGELQASAEEALWLPYVYAENELLAARALLDAGESLNRSGFTAESQTLYRELVARYPWSRDAALAKSRITGTQ, encoded by the coding sequence ATGACTTCGCCGCGAGGATGGTTCATCGCCTGCATTCTGTGCCTGGCCGTTCAAACCGCCCAGGCACAAGATCGGGTGACCTATCTTCCCGACGGCGCTGCCAAACCGATCACTGCCATCGGCGATGTGGTCGACTTCACTGGTGCGGAGTTGCAGCTCAAGGGCGCGAACTCCATTCAGCGCATTCCTGCTGCCCGCGTGCAGCAGATCGAAACCCAGTATCAGCCGGAACACCTGCAAGGCCGCAGTCTGCTTGAGCAAGGTGACACGTCCGCCGCCATCACCACGCTGCGTAAGGCACTCGAAAAAGAACCGCGTGCCTGGGTTGATCGCGAGATATTGAGTCTGATCGTGAAGGCCGATCTGCGGCAACAAGACCTGTCTGGGGCACTGCGTGACTTTCAATCGATCATCACCACCGACCCGGAATCGCGGGCGTGGGGCATCGCCCCGCTGATCTGGTCACCGCAAGTCGTCAGCGACTCTGTTCGCAAAGACATGCAATCCTGGCTGGAAGGCAACCGCCGGGCGGAACAACTGCTCGCTGCCAGCATCCTGTTGCTCGATCCCGCTCAAGGAGAAGCAGCGGAACGCCGTCTGATGGCCCTCACCCGAGATACTCATCCCATTCTGTCCGCCTACAGCAAAGCCCAGCTTTGGCGCTTGGATCTGACAAACCGTCAGGTCAGCGACGTTTCGCTGGAGCGCTGGCGGGATTTGATTGAACGCCTTCCACAAGAACTGCGGCCTGGCCCGCAATACCTGCTTTCTCGCGGTCATGAAGTGCGGGGAGAATTACAGGCGTCCGCCGAGGAGGCACTGTGGCTGCCGTATGTGTACGCCGAAAACGAACTCCTGGCAGCTCGGGCCTTACTCGACGCTGGCGAATCCCTGAATCGTTCAGGCTTCACTGCCGAAAGCCAGACACTGTATCGTGAGCTGGTGGCACGCTATCCGTGGTCACGCGATGCGGCATTGGCGAAATCGCGAATCACAGGAACGCAATGA
- a CDS encoding MotA/TolQ/ExbB proton channel family protein, which translates to MTLFLHQREDALQWIRRGLFWTLLTLALMLAWPGSVFAAHSGIFESGRLNPRALLQAGGLIGYLTIALSVAMVAMMIEHLLSIRRETLLPQSLAVDLQKQLTAGQVGQAEQTCRQRPCLLSAIVLAGLQSLQFGYEAAEKAMEDTAQEYAARLARKVDYLSVIGAIAPMMGLTGTVWGMIQAFAQFAEQANPSPSDFAPSISEALVTTLFGLVVAIPAMSAHAWFRNRTDEFVAEAALLSERLMSTQRKRRRVESTPEIPKAKL; encoded by the coding sequence ATGACGCTCTTTTTGCATCAACGGGAGGATGCCTTGCAGTGGATTCGTCGCGGTCTGTTCTGGACGCTGCTGACGCTGGCTTTGATGTTGGCCTGGCCAGGTTCGGTTTTCGCCGCTCACAGTGGAATCTTCGAAAGCGGACGGCTCAACCCTCGCGCCTTGCTGCAGGCAGGCGGGCTCATCGGCTATCTGACGATCGCCCTCAGCGTGGCGATGGTCGCCATGATGATCGAGCACCTGCTCAGCATCCGCCGTGAGACGCTCTTGCCGCAGTCGCTGGCAGTGGACCTGCAAAAGCAACTCACCGCAGGGCAAGTCGGTCAGGCGGAGCAGACATGCCGTCAACGCCCGTGCCTGCTCTCGGCCATCGTGCTGGCCGGTCTGCAATCGCTGCAGTTCGGTTATGAAGCCGCCGAGAAAGCGATGGAAGACACCGCCCAGGAATACGCCGCCCGACTCGCCAGGAAGGTGGACTACTTGTCGGTGATCGGCGCGATCGCCCCCATGATGGGGCTGACCGGAACCGTGTGGGGGATGATTCAGGCGTTTGCTCAGTTCGCAGAACAGGCGAATCCCTCACCGAGCGACTTCGCCCCTTCGATTTCCGAAGCCCTGGTGACGACGCTCTTCGGCCTGGTTGTGGCGATACCGGCCATGTCGGCTCATGCGTGGTTCCGCAATCGAACGGATGAATTCGTCGCCGAAGCCGCCTTGCTTTCGGAACGGCTGATGTCGACGCAGCGCAAACGCCGCCGGGTGGAATCAACCCCTGAAATTCCGAAAGCCAAGCTGTGA
- a CDS encoding ExbD/TolR family protein yields MRVPRTSRAVSTKLNLTPLIDVVFNLVIFFLVISHFSRGEAVNGVELPTATRGQQDESPHRLTITVQTDGVYLVAGKAVTTTEIEEMIAQANVVGADNFWVRIQGDRSAQYQLIEPIMLACARQAITNFGFDVLPETNKRGGGQP; encoded by the coding sequence ATGAGAGTCCCCCGAACATCCCGTGCCGTTTCCACCAAGTTGAACCTCACGCCGTTGATCGACGTGGTGTTCAATCTGGTGATTTTCTTTCTCGTGATCTCGCACTTCAGCCGCGGCGAGGCGGTGAACGGGGTGGAGTTGCCGACGGCGACTCGCGGGCAGCAGGACGAATCGCCCCACCGTCTGACCATCACCGTGCAGACGGACGGGGTCTATCTCGTGGCGGGTAAAGCGGTGACCACGACCGAGATTGAAGAGATGATCGCGCAGGCCAATGTTGTTGGCGCTGACAACTTCTGGGTGCGGATTCAGGGTGATCGTTCCGCGCAATATCAGTTGATTGAGCCGATCATGCTGGCGTGTGCCCGTCAGGCGATTACCAACTTTGGCTTCGATGTGCTGCCCGAGACAAACAAGCGAGGGGGGGGACAGCCATGA
- a CDS encoding ExbD/TolR family protein — translation MKIPSRVHRDHDFGAMTSMIDVVLFLLMFFVVTAGSGNPTLLLPAPLAKSGSIESAEATAQAEPSSAVDIWLKLHLEAASRTTLVDMNGTTYSSLEEIKQQLAALAELDKANPIIFDTAPEVPLGDLVSLYDACQAAGFESISFAAKATAAP, via the coding sequence ATGAAAATTCCTTCCCGCGTCCATCGTGACCACGACTTCGGCGCGATGACATCGATGATCGACGTCGTGCTGTTCCTGCTGATGTTCTTTGTCGTGACAGCCGGATCAGGAAATCCCACTCTTCTGCTCCCTGCTCCGCTGGCAAAATCCGGGAGCATCGAATCGGCCGAGGCGACTGCTCAGGCAGAGCCTTCGTCGGCTGTGGACATCTGGCTCAAGCTGCATCTGGAGGCCGCGAGCCGCACAACCTTGGTCGATATGAACGGCACGACCTATTCGTCGCTGGAGGAAATCAAGCAGCAATTGGCGGCGCTCGCGGAACTCGACAAGGCCAATCCCATCATCTTCGACACGGCACCCGAGGTTCCGCTGGGAGACCTCGTCTCGCTCTACGACGCTTGTCAGGCGGCCGGCTTTGAGTCCATCAGCTTTGCCGCCAAAGCGACCGCTGCGCCGTAA
- a CDS encoding peptidoglycan D,D-transpeptidase FtsI family protein — MRNQPFSSVVDERSGGTGTADRPQRRPLILAAIILCCQIPIALRLVHVQAVIGERFIAPWRAPIVDLEQVPARDGRIVSRDGVVLAQDEVQYDIAVEYRWLQHPPDERWIKRQAYRSLSSQERKNPQLRAAAESRLLAHREQLLESLSQVTGTPRPELVQEMAGIQKRIETMLAAVERRRQERAAASEGESFDWSQGMSGLARVVMQELTRPPDRFADDPIVLKEELQDHVVLRNVPLQVVTAIQSQPSRFQGVHVRSTSTRTYPRGDLAAHVIGIRRRPAAESVTSATRQGESGVERFRDAQLHGQPGEVRHTKDRHGELLNSEVVQKPRDGAEVLLTIDSQLQQLAEQLLDTVLHPARRSLTAGVEIPRGACLIAMDVWTGDIVAMASGPRPSLPVLARPTAEEWTRLQQDTRQPLFSRSTQMSLPPGSIFKLVTAIAALETGAVSADEVLHCQGYLNEPDRYRCLLFRQQGVGHGQLHLDEALSQSCHVCFHELARRMGPEPLCDWATRLGLGRATGVDLPGEHRGKLPPPPATGSRQGVTGATLQLGVGQGAILVSPLQVARLLAAVANGGYLVTPHVARTAVNEESPTRSFEKVPGLSAATLETVRRGLEMAVHDPRGVAYDARVELLQMAAMSGTADVPEKADHAWFAGYAPAQNPRVAVVVVLEHGGAGENAGPIFRDFVTELLGYGELRPSPADPRQTKFSPRR, encoded by the coding sequence ATGCGGAACCAGCCCTTCTCTTCTGTCGTTGATGAACGCTCTGGCGGTACAGGCACCGCCGATCGACCGCAACGCCGGCCGCTCATCCTCGCGGCGATCATTCTCTGCTGCCAGATTCCAATTGCACTCCGACTGGTGCACGTGCAGGCGGTGATCGGGGAACGCTTTATCGCTCCCTGGCGAGCGCCGATTGTCGATCTGGAACAAGTGCCAGCGAGAGACGGCCGCATCGTTTCCCGCGACGGCGTCGTCCTTGCTCAGGATGAAGTGCAGTATGACATTGCCGTCGAATACCGCTGGCTGCAGCACCCGCCCGATGAACGCTGGATCAAACGCCAGGCCTATCGCAGTCTCTCCAGCCAGGAACGTAAGAATCCTCAACTGCGGGCTGCTGCCGAAAGCCGGTTGTTGGCACATCGCGAGCAGTTGCTCGAAAGCCTGTCGCAGGTCACGGGGACTCCCCGACCTGAACTCGTCCAAGAAATGGCGGGGATCCAGAAGCGAATTGAAACGATGCTGGCCGCGGTCGAACGTCGACGACAGGAACGAGCCGCCGCCAGCGAAGGGGAATCCTTTGACTGGTCGCAAGGGATGTCCGGACTGGCTCGCGTCGTGATGCAGGAACTGACCCGACCGCCTGACCGGTTCGCCGACGACCCAATCGTCCTCAAGGAAGAACTGCAGGACCATGTTGTCCTGCGAAACGTACCTCTCCAGGTAGTGACCGCCATCCAGTCGCAGCCGTCGCGGTTTCAGGGGGTGCATGTCCGCTCGACCTCGACTCGTACCTATCCTCGCGGCGATCTGGCGGCACATGTGATCGGCATTCGTCGTCGTCCCGCCGCCGAATCTGTCACGTCGGCAACCCGTCAGGGAGAATCGGGCGTCGAACGCTTTCGCGATGCCCAATTGCACGGGCAGCCGGGTGAAGTTCGTCACACCAAAGATCGACATGGCGAGTTGTTGAATTCGGAAGTGGTCCAAAAGCCCCGCGACGGAGCAGAGGTGTTGCTGACGATCGATTCCCAACTGCAGCAGTTGGCCGAACAACTTCTCGATACGGTTCTGCATCCTGCCCGGCGCAGTTTGACGGCGGGCGTTGAGATTCCGCGCGGCGCCTGTTTGATCGCCATGGACGTCTGGACGGGGGACATCGTTGCGATGGCAAGCGGTCCCCGGCCTTCATTACCCGTGCTGGCCCGACCGACTGCCGAGGAATGGACTCGCTTGCAACAGGATACGCGGCAGCCGCTCTTTTCCCGTTCGACGCAAATGTCGCTGCCGCCCGGTTCGATCTTCAAACTCGTCACCGCGATTGCCGCGCTGGAGACTGGAGCTGTTTCGGCGGATGAAGTGCTGCACTGTCAGGGCTATCTCAATGAACCTGACCGCTACCGCTGCCTGCTGTTTCGACAACAGGGAGTCGGACATGGACAACTGCATCTGGATGAAGCGCTGAGTCAATCTTGTCATGTCTGCTTTCACGAACTCGCCCGACGGATGGGACCGGAACCGCTGTGCGATTGGGCGACGCGACTGGGGCTGGGCCGCGCGACCGGGGTCGACCTGCCTGGCGAACATCGGGGAAAGCTCCCCCCACCCCCGGCGACCGGCTCGCGGCAGGGCGTCACCGGAGCGACATTGCAGTTGGGAGTCGGGCAAGGGGCGATTCTCGTCAGCCCGTTGCAGGTGGCACGACTGCTGGCGGCGGTGGCGAATGGGGGCTATCTCGTGACGCCGCATGTGGCCAGAACCGCGGTGAACGAAGAGTCGCCCACGCGGTCGTTTGAGAAAGTCCCCGGACTCAGTGCGGCCACGCTGGAAACCGTTCGTCGTGGACTGGAGATGGCCGTTCACGACCCTCGCGGCGTCGCCTATGACGCCAGAGTTGAGCTGTTGCAGATGGCGGCAATGTCTGGCACGGCGGATGTCCCAGAGAAAGCAGACCATGCCTGGTTCGCAGGTTATGCCCCGGCCCAGAACCCCAGAGTGGCGGTGGTGGTGGTGCTCGAGCATGGGGGGGCAGGCGAAAACGCCGGGCCCATTTTCAGAGATTTCGTGACGGAACTGCTGGGTTACGGCGAATTGCGTCCCTCTCCAGCCGATCCCCGGCAGACGAAATTTTCGCCACGTCGCTGA
- a CDS encoding prenyltransferase/squalene oxidase repeat-containing protein encodes MRLLLLSGLVACGLLFSGHRVAAGIGPAPEQLQSSIKKGTAFLKSTQAEDGTWTSPTSLGITGLVTYSLLVSDVPATDPVVQKGLKLIEANIQPDGGIYNPKSNHKNYETSISVMALTSANADGHYNDKIEKAVAFLKEIQWDEGEIGDRGHASFGGAGYGSHSRPDLSNTAFFIEALQAAGISSHDEAMQDALVFVSRCQNLPSKDNTTPFAEKVKDGGFYYTPAAGGSSQAGNTPDGGLRSYASMTYAGLKSMIYAGVNADDPRVKAAQEWIKKFYTLQENPGMGQQGLFYYYQTFAKTLDVLGSDEFVDTNSVSHDWRKELAERLFSLQQANGSWTNPAERWYEGDPNLATAYALIALSRCDAPAGK; translated from the coding sequence ATGCGTCTGTTGCTGTTGAGCGGTTTGGTGGCTTGCGGACTGTTGTTCTCCGGGCATCGCGTTGCTGCGGGAATTGGCCCTGCGCCCGAGCAGTTGCAGTCGTCGATCAAAAAGGGGACGGCGTTTCTAAAGTCGACCCAGGCCGAAGACGGCACCTGGACTTCACCGACTTCATTAGGAATCACAGGGCTGGTGACGTACTCCCTGCTCGTCAGCGATGTTCCGGCGACCGATCCGGTGGTGCAGAAGGGACTCAAGCTCATCGAGGCGAATATCCAGCCAGACGGCGGGATCTATAACCCGAAGTCGAATCACAAGAATTACGAAACTTCGATCTCGGTCATGGCGCTCACCTCTGCCAATGCCGACGGCCATTACAACGACAAAATCGAAAAGGCGGTTGCCTTCCTGAAAGAGATTCAATGGGATGAAGGGGAAATCGGCGACCGCGGGCATGCCTCGTTCGGCGGCGCCGGCTATGGCAGTCACTCCCGCCCGGATCTCTCGAACACGGCCTTCTTCATTGAAGCTCTCCAGGCAGCCGGCATTTCTTCTCACGATGAGGCCATGCAGGACGCACTCGTGTTTGTCTCTCGCTGCCAGAACCTGCCCAGCAAGGACAACACCACTCCGTTTGCAGAGAAGGTGAAGGACGGTGGTTTCTATTACACGCCAGCCGCTGGTGGGTCATCTCAGGCAGGGAACACTCCAGACGGCGGCCTGCGGTCGTATGCCAGCATGACCTATGCCGGCCTCAAAAGCATGATCTACGCCGGAGTGAATGCCGACGACCCCCGAGTCAAAGCAGCCCAGGAGTGGATCAAGAAGTTCTACACGCTGCAGGAAAACCCCGGCATGGGCCAGCAAGGACTGTTCTACTACTACCAGACCTTTGCCAAGACGCTGGATGTACTCGGCAGCGATGAGTTCGTCGACACGAATTCCGTGTCGCATGACTGGCGGAAAGAACTGGCCGAACGTCTGTTCTCACTCCAACAGGCCAACGGCAGCTGGACCAACCCGGCCGAACGCTGGTACGAAGGCGACCCCAATCTAGCGACCGCATATGCTTTGATCGCGTTGTCGCGCTGCGACGCGCCGGCTGGGAAGTAG
- a CDS encoding suppressor of fused domain protein — MRYVLVAAVILAGFLAVRWLFSGRPQAEIDDWAELWNARQALLESILGPAEDIVHHAPVPFELGGDADVLEFTQKIPGVTYVTADLTGSSLSKPNTNGQYELMICLREKADWAPYLLSRLGAYTCGTVLEPNDTMDIALSIPQPTNLTALLYVDYASIVLKGRRAGLLLCLGITADELELARNEGVEELLSRLKKSGVYPYTDLARSSVLK, encoded by the coding sequence ATGCGCTACGTTCTAGTCGCGGCGGTAATTCTGGCGGGATTCTTGGCGGTTCGTTGGCTTTTTTCAGGAAGACCGCAGGCCGAAATCGACGACTGGGCCGAATTATGGAACGCACGACAAGCATTGCTGGAATCGATACTTGGTCCTGCCGAAGACATCGTGCATCACGCGCCGGTCCCATTCGAACTGGGGGGCGATGCCGATGTTCTTGAGTTCACCCAGAAAATACCCGGGGTGACCTATGTCACGGCAGACCTGACAGGTTCTAGCCTGTCAAAGCCAAATACAAATGGCCAGTACGAACTGATGATTTGCCTTCGAGAAAAAGCTGACTGGGCCCCCTACCTATTGAGCCGATTGGGGGCTTACACTTGCGGTACAGTTTTGGAGCCAAACGACACGATGGATATCGCTCTGTCTATACCTCAGCCCACCAATCTGACAGCGTTACTATATGTTGATTATGCTTCTATTGTACTCAAAGGTCGACGGGCAGGACTATTGCTCTGCCTGGGAATTACTGCCGACGAGTTGGAACTGGCCCGTAATGAAGGAGTAGAAGAGTTGCTGTCCAGACTCAAGAAGTCTGGCGTCTACCCGTACACTGATCTCGCGAGGTCTTCGGTTCTCAAATAG
- a CDS encoding L-threonylcarbamoyladenylate synthase, which produces MTAQLTTDVAQAAAILRSGGLVAFATETVYGLGANALVELAVARVFAAKQRPTFDPLIVHLADANDLATVACDVPEPAQRLIEAFWPGPLTLVLPKQPVVPDLVTAGLGTVAVRVPAHPMARELIRLSGVPIAAPSANPFGRISPTTAQHVLDFLSEEIDMVLDGGACVVGVESTVLECSADGSVRLLRPGGLTIEEIEACIGPLAARGPTILDQHSPQVSPGLLAQHYAPRTRLLIVEDWAAAPYGENTGVLAFTAIASPENYGAVEILAPDGSLETATARFFAALRRLDEADVELIIAQRFPDHGLGRALNDRLIRAAGKWSEG; this is translated from the coding sequence TTGACTGCACAACTGACCACTGACGTTGCCCAGGCTGCCGCCATTCTGAGAAGCGGCGGACTCGTCGCGTTTGCGACCGAAACCGTCTACGGGCTGGGAGCGAATGCCCTCGTTGAACTGGCTGTCGCACGAGTGTTCGCCGCGAAGCAGCGTCCGACGTTCGATCCCCTCATCGTGCATCTGGCGGATGCGAACGACCTCGCAACGGTTGCCTGTGACGTGCCGGAACCAGCGCAGCGTCTGATTGAAGCCTTCTGGCCAGGTCCTTTGACTCTGGTGCTTCCCAAACAACCGGTGGTTCCCGACCTGGTGACTGCCGGATTGGGAACTGTTGCGGTCCGTGTGCCGGCGCATCCGATGGCGCGCGAGCTGATTCGACTCAGCGGCGTGCCGATTGCGGCGCCCAGCGCAAACCCTTTTGGCCGGATCAGCCCCACAACCGCTCAACACGTTCTCGATTTCCTCAGTGAAGAAATCGACATGGTGCTCGACGGCGGCGCTTGTGTTGTGGGGGTAGAATCGACGGTGCTGGAATGCAGTGCCGACGGCAGCGTGCGGCTGTTGCGACCTGGCGGTTTGACCATCGAAGAGATCGAAGCCTGCATTGGCCCGCTCGCCGCACGAGGGCCGACGATTCTCGATCAGCACTCCCCGCAAGTTTCACCCGGCCTGCTGGCGCAGCACTACGCCCCGCGCACGCGATTGTTGATCGTTGAAGACTGGGCAGCGGCTCCCTACGGCGAAAACACCGGGGTACTGGCCTTTACTGCCATTGCCTCACCTGAGAACTACGGAGCCGTTGAAATCCTGGCGCCGGACGGTTCGCTCGAAACCGCGACGGCCCGTTTCTTCGCCGCGCTCCGCCGACTCGACGAAGCCGACGTCGAACTCATCATCGCGCAACGCTTCCCCGACCACGGCCTCGGCCGCGCGCTCAACGACCGCCTGATTCGCGCTGCCGGGAAGTGGAGCGAAGGTTAG
- a CDS encoding acyl-CoA thioesterase, translated as MPAIFLYAHIVHDDEIDQQGHANNIAYFGWMQQAAIEHSTAQGWSGEKYREHHWAWVVRTHYIEYRRPVFAGDELTIRTWVADMNRFTSLRKFEMLRDQKVVARAETNWAFVDTQQGKLVPIPEIVSGSFEIVSS; from the coding sequence ATGCCTGCCATCTTCCTTTATGCCCACATCGTCCACGATGACGAGATCGATCAGCAGGGGCATGCGAACAACATTGCCTACTTCGGCTGGATGCAGCAGGCGGCGATTGAGCATTCGACCGCTCAGGGCTGGAGCGGGGAGAAGTATCGCGAGCATCACTGGGCCTGGGTGGTGCGTACGCATTACATCGAATACCGCCGCCCGGTGTTTGCCGGCGATGAGCTGACGATCCGCACCTGGGTTGCCGATATGAATCGTTTTACCTCGCTACGCAAATTCGAAATGCTCCGAGATCAGAAAGTGGTTGCGCGGGCGGAAACCAACTGGGCATTCGTCGATACCCAACAGGGGAAGCTCGTGCCAATCCCGGAGATCGTGTCGGGCTCGTTCGAGATTGTCAGCAGTTGA